The Acinetobacter shaoyimingii DNA segment ATTTCTAAAGCAGATATGAAGTTGAATACTTACTGTCCTGTCATGGAGGTAGATCCGGAAATTTATGAAGTACGGGCAGATGGCGTACATTTAACGTGTGAACCGGCGGAAGTTTTACCAATGGCGCAAAGGTATTTTTTGTTTTAAGTTTCGGTAAAATTCATCTTCGATCGAGTAATTTTTCTTTCTAAGATGAATTATCTCATTCTTAAAATGTATTATTTTTAAGCTGATACATTGATTGAAAAGGATCAGCTTTTAAATGGATTTAAGTGAATTAATAAGGGTAAGCCGAGGCTTTTTAAGAAAGCAGTACGAGAATTTGGATTCAGTTTACTTTCAGTGTGAATAAGTTCAATAAAGGTCTGATTAAAATTTTCTCTTGGATATTTTGTTAAAATATTGAGCTTGAGATTCTGCGGGATTTTATGGAGTTGTTCACCTATTACATCGCAGGTTGCACCTTGTTGTAAGAGTGAAACTTCACTTGGTTGCGATTCATCACTAAACCCATTCATGTGTATGCAAATTGCATCTTTGATGAGAGTGGTTTTATGGGTATCAAAGTTAATTTCTTGGGCTTTGAGCTGAAATTGATCTGAACTTTCGTGTGTAAAACATTTACAGCCTTTTGAAGTTATATGGGCTTCAGTTAAACCAATATCATGAAATAATGATGCAGTCAGTAATGTTTCAGGGTCGTAGTTTTTCTGTTGTAGCTGACCTAATATTGCACCCCAAAAATAAGTTCTCCATGAGTGATTAATTAAAGCTAAATTTGCTTTAGATTCGATTTCTTCTACTGCGACTTCAATCATTTTTGTATCTGGAATAACAATGTGTTCAAGACTCATATCTAATTTTTTATCAGCTTTATTTTTATAAATATTTTCTTTAATTGGTGTGATGAGACTTGGAACAAGAAGTTTGTTCATGAGTTTAATTTTGTCTTTAAATTTGATTTTTCCTTCTGTTTGTAACATCCATTGAAAAGTGCCTAGGTTATGCTGTTTCATCATAATTCTCATTTTTTTAGAGTAATTACTCTAAAATAGCGCTTGCTGTTGGATGGTTCAAGATAATTTTTATAAAGAACATTCAATTTTAGAGAATATTCGAATATTTCTAAAGCAGACATGAAGCTGAATACCTACCATCCAGTGATGGAGGTTGATCCTGAGATTTATGAAGTACAAGAGGATGGGGGCACCTGTGAGCCTGCGGAAGTGTTGCCAATGGCGCAGAGGTATTTCTTGTTTTGATTGACCTCTCCCTGACCCTCTCCTAAAAGGAGAGGGAAAGCTCATTATTAATTTAATTGCTGCTATGTTCCTTCTCCCTTTGGGAGAAGGTTAGGATGAGGGTAAACTAGATTATTCTTAAAAGTGTATATAAAATAATGATTTATATTATTTAAAAAAGGGTGTTTTTTTGGATAAAACACATGAAGATATCTTGTTAGGTGCAACTAAAGAAACAATTAAGCCTAGCTATCAAAAACAATTTATGGATATAAAGTGTGATGATTATTATTACTATATTTATAAACACCTAAGTTTTGATCGGGAGTTAAAAGTATTAGATTTATTTAAGAAATTAAAACTAAAATTTACACCGCCTGATAATTTTAATGATCCTTATGATTGTATGGCCGAGATTAAATTTGAGAATATTCCTATTGCACATCATGAGATATTACAAAAACATTTTTCTGATGCCATTCGTTCAAATCTATCAGTAACTTGTTTTAATAATAATCCACTCAATATGTTAATGTGGTCGCATTATGCACAAAGCCACAAAGGCTTTTTAGTTGAATTTAAGATTCCACATCCTATATTTGAGTGGGTTCATGATGCATTTAACTTTCAACCTATTACATATCAAGATGAATTTCCTACATTTCCATTATTAATATCTGATCCATTAAGATTTTTTAAGCCTGAATTTAGTGCCGAGATGTTAAATTTTATAACTAATCAATATTTGGTAAAGGCAAAAGACTGGGAATATGAGAAAGAATTTAGAGTCTTAGCGCATGATTATGATAAAAACAATTTTGATTCATTATTGAAAATAATTCCTTCAAAGTATATTTCTTCAGTTATTTTAGGTGCGAAACTAAAAGATGAAGATACTAATAAATTGGAACTATTGGAGGCAATTTCTTATTTCAATAAAACATATCAAGGAAATGTGAAGGCTTATCAGGCAGAATTAAAACCGAACAGCTTTAAAATTTTTGTAAAAGGTCATCCTGTTTTAGATAGGGAAACAAAGACTTTAAAAGATTTTTTATTCCCCGAAATGCTCTAATAAATAGCATGAAAATGCTTAGTTTTGAGGCGCAAATTGATAGTTTTATAAAAATTAGATGCTTATATGGTTTTTGAAAAGTAGCTTATGATGAAACTATTGGCTTTGGATAGGATAAATTTTCCAATTTTTATCCTGAGGTTGATTTAGATAATGTTTAATCATCACTTCAGTTTCAGGAAAAAGAATTTGTGGAAGTTCATTAATGCTAAACCATTCCCAACGCTCAAAAATCTCAGGCTCTGTTACATAAATTTGAGTTTTTAAACGCTCATCTGAAAGTTGATAAATCGTTCCAAAAGTCACTTTCACAGCACCTGAACTTTTGTCAATCATTGTATTCAATGGTTTAATCGACGCTACATCTTGACTAAGATCTAAAGCGGTTTCTTCCAAAAGTTCACGCATCGCAGCATATTCAATCGATTCATGTGGATCCATTTTTCCGCCCGGAAAGCACCATGTGGCAGGTTCATCTTTTTTATTTCTGTAGCCGAGCAAAACTTTTTGATTTTGGTCTATCAACATTATGCCGACACCAATGATGTTCTGAAATTGATTTATACTCATAACTTCAAGCTTTAACATTATTTTTAGTTATTTTCAGCGTACTGGGAATACTATTGTAAGCACAATAAGGTTAATGTAATAAGTATTCATATCAAGACACATTTATTTTTCAGAATGCTTAAGTCACAATAATTTTGATCTACACACCAAACTTTCCGCTATCCACCACCAAGCGATTTTTAATTAGTCATCACACTAACAAAGACTTAAACTTAAGCAATACAAAACAACTTGTAGATGTTATGGCTTTTAGCTGGATTCTCTTTACCTTCATGGCTGCATTTATGCAGGCGTGGCGCAATGCATTCCAAAAACAACTTAGCACCACAGTCGATGTCTGGGGCGTCACCCTAGCTCGTTTAATTTTTGGTTTGCCACTGGCCATCATTTACATCTACAGTTTATATCATTTTTCACCAACTAAAGCGGTCGTACATTTTAGCCCAAAATACTGGTTTTATATTGTGATTGCTGGTTCAAGCCAGATCATGGCAACTGCACTTATGGTGCAACTGTTTAAACAAAAAAATTACGCCATTGGGGTCGGGCTTGCAAAAAGTGAAGCGATTCTTGCAGCCATTATTGGTGTGGTTTTTCTATCCGACCATCTGTCACTATATGCATGGTTTGGGGTGATTTTGGGTGGCTTCGCCGTCTTTTTACTCAGTCGTGGACATCAATTTACAGGTTTTTCTCCAAAGACTTTAGTGATTGGTATTGGCAGTGGATTATGCTTTGCCATCACTTCACTTTTAGTTCGAGAAGCCAGTTTAGAACTGACCATGTTGCCGACGAACATTCATCGGGCATCGTGGGTATTGCTTTCAGTCATTAGTTTTCAATGCATCAGTATGCTTATCTATTTAGGCTTATTTAGCCGTCAAACTTTGGTGGCCATGTGGCAACGTTTAGGACTGACTTTTAAGGTGAGTTTTTGCAGTTTTATGGCATCGCTTGGTTGGTTCACTGCCATGAGTATGATCAGTGTTCCGATTGTCAAAACTTTAGGTCAAATCGAGATTTTATTTAGTTTGCTTATATCCGCCTATTTCTTTAAAGAAAAACTCGCCAAAGCCGAACATTGGGGATTAGCACTGGTCGTTATTGCTGCGATTTTGGTGATTTGGGCTTAATCGAGCATGCGTCACTTCAATGTGCTGAATATAACCAATAACTCAGGTATGCTATCGGGAGCTTAGTCAAATAGAACAACAACTTGAATGAAAATAACAAAAACGATCTTTGATCTGCTTTTGATTTACTCCATCAGCACATGGATGATGATAGGTTTTTTTTATTTTTTAGGTGAGTTTCAACCGTTAGAACAGTATTATTTCGTTTTGCTCGGCATGAGTTCAATTTTATTGATCGTTTGTTTATTTGTAGACATTGAACATGATCGAAGTGATGAACTTTGGAGTAAAAAATTACCAGCGAAAATTCAACTCCCGCTTTCTCAAGCATTGATCTTTAAAATTGAATATTCATTAGGTTTTATACTTTTTTTATTTGCAATATTTTCCATTGCCGTGACATGGGTGCTTTGGCTTATTTGCTTTTGTTTAAGTCTAATTTGGGTGGCATTTTTCCATCATCCGCATGTTTGGGCAAAGGATTCAATCGACATACAAGATCGAATAAGCCATCCAGAAAAATACAAAGTCAACTATGAAGATGGATGTTTTGAATATCTAGAAGATGGTGAGGGTTTTATTTATCAGCCTGATGATCAAACACGAGCGATTAAAATTAAATGGAGTGATATACATTCAGTCGATGCACAATTCGTTGATATGTATAGTCATACAGAAATTCAGCTTTATATTTTAGCTGAAGATCGCATTTTACGAATCTTGGAATCTACAGATGGCTATTTAAAGTTTTATCAGCAACTACAAGATCATTTAAAGGATTTTGATGATTTGAAAATGTTGGTATATCTGTCAGGGGGATTTTCAGAGCCGATTAATGTCTATAAGAAAATTTAAAGATAAGGCATTCTAATAAGACATTCTAAATGGAAAAAACTTAAACAAGGAACTTAAAAAATGCACCAATACAAATCGTTTTTGGCATGAAAAATGCTTACTTTTGATGCAATAAAATTCTCATGCAATGGTCTGAAACTTCACACAATTGCAGCTAAGCAACAAAAGGGAAAGCATGAAAATCTATACTCAGCGATTAGAACAAGTCTCCGTGGACACAGAAGTTGAAACGGTCGCACTCAGCTTTGATACGCGCCAAAAAAGCCGTTTTCGTGCCACATTAAACTCAGGAATCGATATTGGGGTCGATTTACCCCGTACAGGTATTTTAAGAAGTGGTGCGTATATTGCCACTGAACAGGGCGATATTTTAAAAGTCGATGCCAAACCTGAACAATTGATGCAAGTCACTGCGCCTACAGCATTTGATTTACTCAAAGCAGCCTACCATTTGGGCAATCGACATGTACCGCTGATGCTTACGCCTAGCGCATTATATTTTGAGCCAGATCATGTCTTGGCAGAGATGGTAAAAGGGCTAGGATTGACCGTACAAGAAGTTGAACACCCATTTGAACCTGAAAGTGGTGCGTATGCACAGCACAGTCATGACCATCGTTTAAGCCCGATTAAGGCGATTCACGCACATGCCCATCACTAATGCGAGTCATCTGCTCAAATTATTGACGCTGTCGTCTACCGCTTTACCTGTGGGTGCATATTGCTACTCGCAAGGGGTAGAAAGTGCGATCGACCGAGGCATGATTAACGATGAAACTTCGAGCATGGCCTATTTTGAAGAAGTTTTAGAGATGCTTTTAGTACGCTTTGAGTTGCCTGTTTTAAAAAGGCTCATGCAATATCATGCAGATGACGAACGGTTTTTACATTGGGCGAATATCTACCGTGCCAGTCGTGAGTCGAAAGAGTTATTGGCGGAATCCAAACAATTGGCATTTTCCATGAATTCGTGGATTCGAGATGTCCTGAAGATGCCTGTGACGGTCAAAAAACAATTTGGTTTCGTACCTGTGTATGCACAGTTGTGTGGTCGTCTGGAATTGGATGAAGCGGAAGTTTTGACGGCTTACACGTTTACCGTGCTGGAAAATCAGGTCTTAGGTGCAGTGAAAACTGTTCCACTGGGGCAAATGAGCGGACAACGAATTTTATGGCATTTGCATGGACTGATTCCGCAAGCCATCGAAAATGCATTAAAACTGGAAGATGATGAATTGAGTAGTGCTTTACCGCAGTACGCCATGCTCAGTATGCATCATGAAACACAATATTCGAGATTGTTTAGATCCTAGAAGTCTCCCTTCTTAAAGGGAGATTTAGAGGGATTAACGCATAAAAAAATCAGGGAACTTAATCTCTCCCTAACCCTCTCTTTAAAAAAGAGAGGGAATAATGAAGGAATTAAAAAATGACAGAACGTTCACCTTTACGTGTCGGCATTGGCGGTCCAGTGGGTTCAGGTAAAACTGCACTGACTTTAAATTTATGCCGTGCACTGCGTGATAAATACAACATGGCGGTTGTGACCAACGACATTTACACCAAAGAAGACTCAAACTTCTTAACCCGGAATGAAGCCATGAGTCCAGACCGTATTGTCGGTGTGGAAACTGGGGGCTGTCCGCATACGGCCATTCGTGAAGATGCTTCCATTAACCTTGCAGCCATTGATGACTTATGTGAAAAGTTTGAGGGTCTAGAGCTCATCATTATTGAAAGTGGTGGTGATAACTTGGCAGCAACTTTTAGTCCAGAACTCTCTGATTTAACGCTGTATGTGATTGATGTGGCTGGTGGTGAAAAGATTCCACGTAAAGGCGGGCCGGGCATTACCAAGTCGGATCTACTCATCATCAATAAAACGGACTTGGCACCGATGGTGGGCGCAAATTTAGATGTGATGGATCAAGATGCCAAACGCATGCGTGGCAATAAACCTTTCCTGTTTTCCAATATGAAAACAGAAGATGGTTTAAGTGAAATTATCAGCTTTATTGAAAAACAAGGGCTGTTTAAAGCTTAAAAGACGAGATGAAGCACCTAGCAAATAGAATTTAAGGCGAAATTTTGAGGGTATTGAGATGCAAATCATGAAAAAAATAGCGTTGGCATTATTGGGCTTAGTTCCGATGTTCGCGATGGCGCATCCAGGGCATCATCACCATGATGCAAACTTCTGGACAGGCTTTATCCATCCATTTACAGGGCTTGATCATTTGATGATGGCGATCAGCTTTGGTGTACTGATGTGGTCTGTGGCAAAACAATGGAAATTGATTGGTGCTTTGGGATTGGTGACGGCATTGGTGGCAGGCTTTGCTTTAGGTGCACAGAACTTACTTCCAACCGTTGTCGCTGAATATGGCATTATTGCATCATTGTTGCTACTTGCTGTGGCACTCTGGACCAAGTCGAATCAAATTCTGCCTGTTGCAGCGACTTTGTTGGCGACCTTTCATGGTGTCGCTCATGGTACTGAATTGGCGATGAATGGCAACGTGGCAGTACAAATTCTAGGCATGATTTCAGCAATGAGCATTATTTATGTTGTAGGTTTAGGCTTAGGAGCTTTTATTCAACGTTATGTGCCAAATGGCAAAAAGATCATTGGCGCTTTGGCGGCTATAGTCGCAGTGATTGGATTGGCTTAGTCATTGGATAAAAAAACTCCGCCATCTAGGCGGAGTTTTTTTGAGGAATTGACAGATTAACCTTTAGTGAGGTTTTCTAACTCTTCCCAACGCTCTAATTTTTCAAGCAACACATCATCAACTTCAGCCAAACGAGCAGAAAGTTTCATGGCTTGATCATTGTCAGATACGAACAGAGAACCATCAGCAAGTTTGGCATTGATTTCTGCTTGTTCTTTCTCTAATGCTTCCATCTCTAAAGGGAGTTGCTCTAAGGCACGCTGATCTTTATAGCTCAATTTCACTTTTTTCGGTGCAGGCGTTGCGCTAACAGCTGCCGCTTCAGCCTTTGCTAAAGCTTTTTTGACATCACTTTTTTGATCTACAACCGTTTGATCAGGACGTTGTTCTAAGTAGTCTTGGTAACCACCAATGTATTCATCGATATTACCTTTACCATCAAATACCCAAGTCGATGTCACCACATTGTCCATAAAGGCACGGTCATGCGAGATCAACAACAATGTACCTGTATAGCCACCAAGCATCTCTTCTAACAGCTCTAGCGTCACCATATCCAAGTCATTGGTTGGCTCATCCATCACGATTAGGTTCGATGGCTTAAGTAAAAGTTTTGCCAGTAAAATACGGTTACGTTCACCGCCAGATAGGGCTTTTACAGGGGTACGTGCACGTTCTGGAGAGAACAAGAAATCTTGTAAATAGCTGTAGATATGACGACGATTGCCATTTACATCGACAAAGTCAGAGCCTTCAGAAACGTTGTCTTTAACTGATTTTTCAAGATCAAGCGCATTACGTAATTGGTCAAAGTAAGCGACTTCAAGCTGTGTACCTGTTTTCACAGATCCGCCGTGCTCAATCTCACCTAAAATAGCTTTAATCAAGGTAGTTTTACCCACACCATTGTCACCGACTAAACCAATACGGTCACCACGAAGCACCAGAGCAGAGAAATCTTTGATGATAGGTGCATTGTTGCCAAAAGTGACTTGTAGATGCTCAATATCGAACACCAACTTACCAGAGCGATTGGCGTCTTGCGTCGCCATGCTCACTTTACCTTGTTGTGAACGACGTGCTTTAGATTCTTCACGTAATGCTTTTAAGGCACGTACACGGCCTTCGTTACGGGTACGACGTGCTTTAATGCCTTGGCGAATCCAAACTTCTTCTTCTGCGAGTTTTTTGTCAAACAACGCATTTTGCTTTTCTTCAGCTTCCATCTGCATGGCTTTCAGCTCTAAGTAACGTGAATAGTTACCGTCATAGCTACGTAAAACACCACGATCAAGTTCGACAATACGGGTTGCAATACTGTCTACAAATGAACGGTCATGCGAAATGAAAAGCAAAGTTAGATTGTTTTGATCGAGTAAAAACTTTTCTAACCATTCAATACTTTCAACGTCTAAATGGTTTGTCGGTTCGTCCAGCAGTAGTACATCGGGTTGAGTTAGTAAAGCACGTGCAAGTAAAACACGACGTTTACGACCACCAGAGAGATCCGCAAGATCTGCATCTGGGTCTAAACCCATTTTGCTTAAGATTGAATTGACTTTATTTTCTAAAGCCCAACCATCGAGTTGATCAAGCTTGTGCTGTAGGTTGCCCATACGATCACATGCTTCCATGTCACCGAGTACGCATGCATCACTTGCTTCATGATATGCTTTTAAAACTGATGCAGCTTCACCAGCACCATCTGCGACGATATCTGCAACTTTGCCCGAATCCATGGGTACATCTTGAGCAAGCATTGAAATAGTGATGCCATTTTGCAACGAAACTTCACCGCGGTCAGGCAGTAAGCTTCCCTCAATGAGTTTAAGTAAAGTAGACTTACCTTCACCGTTTCGGCCGATTAAGCACACTCGCTCACCGCGTTCTAAACTGAAGTTCGCGCCGTCGAGCAGGGAAGGTCCGCCAAACGCAAGTTGGACATCCCTTAGGGTAATATAGGCCATACTGTTTCCTGAAATCCCAAATGAGGACTTAAAATGACTAAACAAAAAAATTTGAATGAACAGGCGTCATTTTCCGCACCCATAGAAGATTTGCAAGTGCGAATTGCATTTTTAGACGAATTAGTTGATCAGCTCAACGTTCAAATTGCAATTCAAGATCGAGAATTGTCGGATTTAAAGAAGCAAATGCAACTTTTATATCAACGTGTTGAAGCTTCAGATCCTTCTGATGGTATCGCACCTTTCGACCCGATCAGTGATAAACCACCGCATTATTAAATTGCAATATTATGTGAAATATTGGATATGAACGCATCAGTGCACACAATAGCTGTGTCGCTGAATTTAAGAAAAGCTGTAATTTAATTGACCTTTAGATAGAACATCAGTGTAATAACGATTTTCTGTCCCAGCGATTGGCATCTTCATGAGCAACAAAGTTGTACTTCTCGATCTTGAAAATAATGTGCCTAGTGCTCAATTGTTTAGAGATATTT contains these protein-coding regions:
- the ureE gene encoding urease accessory protein UreE; this encodes MKIYTQRLEQVSVDTEVETVALSFDTRQKSRFRATLNSGIDIGVDLPRTGILRSGAYIATEQGDILKVDAKPEQLMQVTAPTAFDLLKAAYHLGNRHVPLMLTPSALYFEPDHVLAEMVKGLGLTVQEVEHPFEPESGAYAQHSHDHRLSPIKAIHAHAHH
- a CDS encoding DUF2971 domain-containing protein, which translates into the protein MDKTHEDILLGATKETIKPSYQKQFMDIKCDDYYYYIYKHLSFDRELKVLDLFKKLKLKFTPPDNFNDPYDCMAEIKFENIPIAHHEILQKHFSDAIRSNLSVTCFNNNPLNMLMWSHYAQSHKGFLVEFKIPHPIFEWVHDAFNFQPITYQDEFPTFPLLISDPLRFFKPEFSAEMLNFITNQYLVKAKDWEYEKEFRVLAHDYDKNNFDSLLKIIPSKYISSVILGAKLKDEDTNKLELLEAISYFNKTYQGNVKAYQAELKPNSFKIFVKGHPVLDRETKTLKDFLFPEML
- a CDS encoding ATP-binding cassette domain-containing protein yields the protein MAYITLRDVQLAFGGPSLLDGANFSLERGERVCLIGRNGEGKSTLLKLIEGSLLPDRGEVSLQNGITISMLAQDVPMDSGKVADIVADGAGEAASVLKAYHEASDACVLGDMEACDRMGNLQHKLDQLDGWALENKVNSILSKMGLDPDADLADLSGGRKRRVLLARALLTQPDVLLLDEPTNHLDVESIEWLEKFLLDQNNLTLLFISHDRSFVDSIATRIVELDRGVLRSYDGNYSRYLELKAMQMEAEEKQNALFDKKLAEEEVWIRQGIKARRTRNEGRVRALKALREESKARRSQQGKVSMATQDANRSGKLVFDIEHLQVTFGNNAPIIKDFSALVLRGDRIGLVGDNGVGKTTLIKAILGEIEHGGSVKTGTQLEVAYFDQLRNALDLEKSVKDNVSEGSDFVDVNGNRRHIYSYLQDFLFSPERARTPVKALSGGERNRILLAKLLLKPSNLIVMDEPTNDLDMVTLELLEEMLGGYTGTLLLISHDRAFMDNVVTSTWVFDGKGNIDEYIGGYQDYLEQRPDQTVVDQKSDVKKALAKAEAAAVSATPAPKKVKLSYKDQRALEQLPLEMEALEKEQAEINAKLADGSLFVSDNDQAMKLSARLAEVDDVLLEKLERWEELENLTKG
- a CDS encoding HupE/UreJ family protein yields the protein MQIMKKIALALLGLVPMFAMAHPGHHHHDANFWTGFIHPFTGLDHLMMAISFGVLMWSVAKQWKLIGALGLVTALVAGFALGAQNLLPTVVAEYGIIASLLLLAVALWTKSNQILPVAATLLATFHGVAHGTELAMNGNVAVQILGMISAMSIIYVVGLGLGAFIQRYVPNGKKIIGALAAIVAVIGLA
- a CDS encoding HD domain-containing protein produces the protein MKQHNLGTFQWMLQTEGKIKFKDKIKLMNKLLVPSLITPIKENIYKNKADKKLDMSLEHIVIPDTKMIEVAVEEIESKANLALINHSWRTYFWGAILGQLQQKNYDPETLLTASLFHDIGLTEAHITSKGCKCFTHESSDQFQLKAQEINFDTHKTTLIKDAICIHMNGFSDESQPSEVSLLQQGATCDVIGEQLHKIPQNLKLNILTKYPRENFNQTFIELIHTESKLNPNSRTAFLKSLGLPLLIHLNPFKS
- a CDS encoding nucleotide triphosphate diphosphatase NUDT15, which gives rise to MSINQFQNIIGVGIMLIDQNQKVLLGYRNKKDEPATWCFPGGKMDPHESIEYAAMRELLEETALDLSQDVASIKPLNTMIDKSSGAVKVTFGTIYQLSDERLKTQIYVTEPEIFERWEWFSINELPQILFPETEVMIKHYLNQPQDKNWKIYPIQSQ
- a CDS encoding urease accessory protein UreF, producing the protein MPITNASHLLKLLTLSSTALPVGAYCYSQGVESAIDRGMINDETSSMAYFEEVLEMLLVRFELPVLKRLMQYHADDERFLHWANIYRASRESKELLAESKQLAFSMNSWIRDVLKMPVTVKKQFGFVPVYAQLCGRLELDEAEVLTAYTFTVLENQVLGAVKTVPLGQMSGQRILWHLHGLIPQAIENALKLEDDELSSALPQYAMLSMHHETQYSRLFRS
- a CDS encoding SlyX family protein; protein product: MTKQKNLNEQASFSAPIEDLQVRIAFLDELVDQLNVQIAIQDRELSDLKKQMQLLYQRVEASDPSDGIAPFDPISDKPPHY
- a CDS encoding DMT family transporter yields the protein MAFSWILFTFMAAFMQAWRNAFQKQLSTTVDVWGVTLARLIFGLPLAIIYIYSLYHFSPTKAVVHFSPKYWFYIVIAGSSQIMATALMVQLFKQKNYAIGVGLAKSEAILAAIIGVVFLSDHLSLYAWFGVILGGFAVFLLSRGHQFTGFSPKTLVIGIGSGLCFAITSLLVREASLELTMLPTNIHRASWVLLSVISFQCISMLIYLGLFSRQTLVAMWQRLGLTFKVSFCSFMASLGWFTAMSMISVPIVKTLGQIEILFSLLISAYFFKEKLAKAEHWGLALVVIAAILVIWA
- the ureG gene encoding urease accessory protein UreG; amino-acid sequence: MTERSPLRVGIGGPVGSGKTALTLNLCRALRDKYNMAVVTNDIYTKEDSNFLTRNEAMSPDRIVGVETGGCPHTAIREDASINLAAIDDLCEKFEGLELIIIESGGDNLAATFSPELSDLTLYVIDVAGGEKIPRKGGPGITKSDLLIINKTDLAPMVGANLDVMDQDAKRMRGNKPFLFSNMKTEDGLSEIISFIEKQGLFKA